One stretch of Streptomyces sp. A2-16 DNA includes these proteins:
- a CDS encoding GntR family transcriptional regulator — protein MRIPAHSVCTAIRDDIVAGVYERGSRLTEELLARRYGVSRVPVREALRTLEAEGFVVTRRHAGACVAEPTEQEGADLLEMRMLLEPLGASRAAQRRTEAHLKVLRGLVRLGQERARRGNSDDLRSLGGWFHETLAQAAGSPALTSMLTQLRHKIAWMYAVDAPADPVESWAEHGAIVDAVARGDGERARAITALHTERSGAVHRLRFVAGPDRADRVRTSQHPVNVTGVRH, from the coding sequence ATGCGTATTCCGGCGCACTCGGTATGCACGGCGATCCGGGACGACATCGTCGCCGGTGTCTACGAGCGCGGCAGCCGGCTCACCGAGGAACTCCTCGCCCGCCGCTACGGCGTCTCCCGCGTCCCCGTCCGCGAGGCCCTGCGGACGCTGGAGGCCGAGGGCTTCGTGGTGACGCGGCGGCACGCGGGCGCGTGCGTGGCCGAACCGACCGAGCAGGAGGGCGCCGACCTCCTGGAGATGCGCATGCTCCTGGAACCGCTCGGTGCCTCCCGGGCCGCCCAGCGGCGCACCGAGGCCCATCTGAAGGTGCTGCGCGGCCTGGTCCGGCTGGGCCAGGAGCGGGCCAGGCGGGGCAACAGCGACGATCTGCGCTCGTTGGGGGGCTGGTTCCACGAGACGCTCGCGCAGGCCGCCGGCAGCCCCGCCCTGACCTCGATGCTGACCCAGCTGCGGCACAAGATCGCCTGGATGTACGCGGTGGACGCGCCGGCCGACCCCGTGGAGTCCTGGGCGGAGCACGGCGCGATCGTGGACGCGGTGGCCCGCGGCGACGGAGAGCGCGCGCGGGCGATCACGGCGCTGCACACCGAACGCTCGGGCGCGGTGCACCGGCTCCGATTCGTCGCCGGGCCGGACCGCGCGGACCGTGTGAGGACCTCGCAACATCCTGTAAACGTGACGGGTGTGCGGCATTAA
- a CDS encoding HPr family phosphocarrier protein, with product MAERRVNVGWAEGLHARPASIFVRAATAAGIPVTIAKADGNPVNAASMLAVLGLGAQGGEEIVLASDAEGADVALDRLAKLVAEGLEELPETV from the coding sequence ATGGCTGAGCGCCGCGTCAACGTCGGCTGGGCCGAGGGCCTCCACGCCCGCCCCGCTTCCATCTTCGTCCGGGCCGCCACGGCCGCAGGTATCCCGGTGACGATCGCCAAGGCCGACGGCAACCCCGTCAACGCGGCCTCCATGCTGGCCGTGCTCGGCCTGGGCGCACAGGGCGGCGAGGAGATCGTCCTCGCCTCCGACGCCGAGGGCGCGGACGTGGCCCTCGACCGGCTCGCGAAGCTGGTCGCCGAGGGGCTCGAGGAGCTTCCCGAGACCGTCTGA